TGGGCTGGACGAACTGGCCCACGCCGCGCACGCCGAGAGCGCGCACGTGAACGGGCTCGACCCGACCGCGTTTCCGTCGCTGCTGGCGATGGAGAACGCGCTGGTCGGGGCGGCGGCCCGCCTGCTCGGCGGTGGGCCGGGCACCAGCGCGCCGGACGTCGTCGGCAGCGTCACCAGCGGCGGCACCGAGTCGCTGATCCTCGCCGTGAAGGCGGCCCGGGACGCCCGCCCGGAGGTCACCGAGCCGCGGATCGTGGTGCCGGTCAGCGGGCACGCCGCCTTCGCCAAGGCGGCCCACTACCTGCGGGTGGCCCTCGACCCCGTTGCGGTCGACCCGGTCACCCTCCGCCCCGCCGTTCCGGACATGGCCGCCGCGATCCGGCCGGAGACCGTGCTGGTGGCCTGCTCCGCCCCCGCGTACGCGCACGGCGTGGTCGACCCGGTCGCGGAGATCGCGGCGGTCGCCGCGGCGGCCCGGGTGCGCTGCCACGTGGATGCCTGCTTCGGCGGCTGGACCCTCCCCTGGCTGCGGCGGCTCGGCGCCCCGGTGCCGGCGTTCGACTTCGCCGTCGACGGGGTCACCTCGATCTCCGTCGACCTGCACAAGTACGCGTACGCCCCGAAGGGGGTGTCGGTGCTGCTGCACCGCGATCCCGGACTGCGCGCGCCGCAGTACTTCGCGTACGCCGACTGGCCCGGGTACACAATGGTCAACCCCGTGATCGCCTCCACCCGCTCCGGCGGCCCGATCGCCGCCGCGTACGCCACCCTGCGGCACCTCGGCGAGAACGGCTACCTGCGGCTCGCGGCGCTCACCCGGGACGCGGTGGCCGGGCTGGCCGACGCGGTCCGCGCGGTCGACGGGCTGCGGCTGATGGCCGAGCCGGAGTCGAGCGTGGTCTGCTTCACCAGCACCGACCCGGGGCTGGACCTGTTCGTGCTGGTCGACGAGCTTACCGCCCGGGGCTGGCACACCCAGCCCCAGCTGTCGTACGCCGGCCTGCCGGCCAGCGTGCACCTCACCGTGACCGCGGCGGTGGCACCCCGGGTGGCCGAGTTCGGCCCCGACCTGGCCGACGCGGTCGCCGCGGCCCGGGCGGCCGGCCCGGTGCAGCTTCCGTCGGAGCTGCTGGCGCTGGCCGGCAGCCTGACCCCGGACGCGCTCACCCCGGAGCTGATCGCCGGGCTGGCCGTCGGCCTCGGCCTGGGCGGTGGCCCCGGCCCCTTGCCGGACCGGATGGCGACCGTGAACACCCTGCTCGCCGCGGCCCCGGTGCGGCTGCGGGAACGGCTGCTGGTGGAGTTCGTCGGACTGCTGCAACGCCCGGCCTGGTGACCTTTCGCCGCCGGCGAGGGCCCGGAACCGACCTGGTTCCGGGCCCTCGATCCGTTGTGATCCACGACGCAATATGACGAGTGGTCGCGGCGGGTACCCCGGCCGGGTGACGCGTTGTTCAGCTCGCGTCGGCCGCCGTCACGGTGAACGAGGCGGTGTTGTCGCTCGGGTCCACGTCCTGCACCTCGGCGTCGTAGAAGTAGCTCGACGAGACCGTGTACGAACCCACGCCCAGGTCACCGGCCGGCGTGCCGGCGGGTGCGGTGAGGATGACGTCGAAGGTCCGCTCCTCGCCCGGCATGAACCGGCCCCCGGGCACGCTGAATCCATCGCTCCAGCTCGGCATGTCCTGCGGCTCGATGTGGTCGACGGCCACCCCGGCCGGCAGGCTGGCGGTCACCGGCAGGTCGAACGACGGGGCGTCGTTGCCGTACCGGACGGTGACCGGCATCCGGCCGCTGAGGCTGCCGTCGGGCAGCCGGTCGAGGGTGACGTTTCCGGCGGTCATCCGGAGGTCGCTGTCGACGGCCTGCACGTAGGGCCGAGGCTTCTTCAGGCTGCCCTTCGTGGACCGGAACAGGGTGGTGAAGGCCGCGGTGTCGGCCAACTGCGGCTTGCCGTTCGGCTCCACCGCGATCTCGGTGCCGGCGACCGTCATGGCGTAGTCGCGCGGGGTGGTCCAGACGTGGAACCCCAGCGAGTACGTCTGGCTGTCGCCGGGCTGGATCTGCTCGCCCAGACACTGGATACGCATCCGGTTCGCCTCCAGGCCAAGGAAGAAGCAGGGACCGCCCGGCGTGATCGTCGTGTGCGAGGCCCCGGCCGGCTCGGTGAAGGTCAGGGTCGGGTAGTCGGCCACCGTTCCTTCGTTGGTGACGACGGCGGTGAGGGTGCCGACGTACCCCTGGTCGGTGGGGTCGAGCACCAACCGCTGCGCGGTGATGGACAGTGGACCGGTGGCCTCGGCGGGCGCCGCGGTGGCCGGCGCTCCGGCGGCGAGCAGCGCCAGCGCGGTGCCGAGCAGGCCGGCGGCGACCCGCCGGCCGGTGGACGGAGTGATGGACATGGTCGTTCCTCCCCGTGTGACGGCCCGCCGTCGCCGGCGGGCATCGGTCCGCACGATATCGACGGCCGCGGACAGTTGGCGGCCCCGTGGGACGAAACGGACCCGGCGCGGGTGCGCCGGGTCCGTCGCCGCCGGTCAGCTCGCGTCGACCGCGGTCACCGCGAACGAGGTGCTGTTGTCCGCCGGGTCCACGTCCTGCGGGTCGGTCCCCCAGAAGTAGCTGCCGGCCACGGTGAACGTGCCGGTGCCCAGCTCACCGGCCGGCGTGCCGGCGGGCGCGCTGAGGAAGACGTCGAAGGTCCGCTCCTCGCCGGGCATGAACCGGCCGCCCGGCACGCTGAACCAGTTGGGGAAGCTCGGCATGTCCTGCGGCTCGATGTGGTGGACCGCCACCCCCGCCGGCAGGGCGGCGCCGACGTTGAGCAGGAAGGTCGGGGCATCGTTGCCGTAGCGCACGGTGACCGGCATCCGGCCCAGCAGGCTGTCGTCCGCCTGCCGGGTCAGCACCACCGCGCCGCCCCGGATGCTCAGGTCGGTCTCGGTGGCCTGCACGTACGGCCGGGGCTTCTTCAGGCTCCCGGTGGTGGAGCGGAACAGCGTGGTGAAGCCGGTGCTGTCGGCGGCCCGGGTGGCGCCGTCCGGGACCACCTCGATCCGCCCGCCGTCGGCGATCATCGGGTAGTCGCGGGCGGTGGTCCAGACGTGGAAGCCAAGCCGGAAGGCGACGCTCTGCCCGGCCTCGATCCGGTCGCCCATGCAGCCGATGACCAGCCGGTTCTCCACGAGCCGGTCGTAGAGGCAGGCACCGCCGGGCTCGATCGTGCTGAACGAGGCGGCGGCCGGCTCGGTGATGACCAGGTTGACCGACGTCGCGGTCGACCTCCGGTTGGTCACCGTGGCGGTGAGCGTCCCGACGTACCCCCGATCGGTCGGCTCGAGGACGAGCCGCTGGGCGGTGATGTCGGTACCGCCGGTCGTTCCGGTCGGCGCGGCGGCGGCCGGCGCGGTCAGGGTGAGCAGGGCGGCGGCCCCGCCGAGCAGCGAGGTGGCGATCCGTGCCGTGCGTGTGGTCATGCTGGTCCTCCCGTGGATCCCCGTTGGCGGGCGGCGGCGCTTCCGTCCGCCCGATACTGGTGACACGTCCATCTCGGACGGTCGGTTGCGGTATGGCCTGCCGCCAATGTGACGCGGCGACCCGGGGGCGCCGGGTCGCCGCGCGCCTAGCCGACCGTCTTCAGCTCGACCTGGTTGTCCTTCCACTTCAGGTCGCTCCAGTACCGCTCCTGGGAGTCGTAGTGGATGACCCGCAGGGTCGGCGGACCGCCGATGTCCGGCGGGTCGTACCGGAAGGTGAAGGTGTACGTCTTCCGTTTCCCGGCCGGCAGGCCGTCCAGGACGCAGGCGTCCGACCCCTCCGACCGCACCGCCCGGCACCGGGCCAGGTCCCCGCCGGCCGGCTCGCCGACGCTGTAGAAGTCGGAGAAGCCGAGCAGGGGCACGTCCACGGGTCCCCTGTTCACCACGATGACGGTCACCGAGCCGGTCCGCTTGCCCGTCGCGTCCGGCGGCCCGACGACCAGGTCACCGGCCGTCAGGGTGAGGTCGGTCAGTCGAGGGTCGACTCCGAACTTCGTCGGCCCGGCGGTCTGGTCGAACCGGTCGCCGATCCAGGCGTACGTCCGCCACTGCCGCTGCGGTGCCCATGACGGCGTGCTGCAGCAGGGTTGGATGTCGGCCACGTGCACCCGGATCTGCCCGTCGGACTCGACGGAGAACGCGGTGATGTCGTCCATCCCCTCGCGGGTGCCGACCACTCGGCCCATCGTGACGATCCGCCCGGCTCCGTCCCGGTCGAACGCCACCAGCTGTTTCGCCGAGGCCTCGCCGTACCGGCAGCCCACCAGGGCGACCGTCTCGATCGCGCCGTCGTCGTCCAGGTCGCCGTAGGCGAGGTCGCCCAGCACCGCCGGCAGCGACTCGCTGAGCGGGCCGGCCCGGAGCCGGACGTCCTTGCTGGTGCATGTCGTTGGCGGCATCTCCCCGGGCCAGACGGCCAGGTCGACGCTGGTGGCGAGGAGCTGGGACCGGCTGATGCGGCCGTCCGGCGCCGCCGGGGTGGGGCTGGCGGTGCTCGGCGTGGGCGACGCGGTGGACGGGCTCGGTGCCGGTGTCGCCGGCGACGGGGTGGGCTCGCCGGTCTGGGCCGGCCCGGGGCGCGGACCGGTCCGTCGGTCCAGGGCCGCGTTCACGCCGACCGGGATCGCCACGGCGAGCAGCACGGCCGCCGCGGTGACCACCGCGGTGCGCCGGCGCCGCCGCCGGACCGTCTGCCGGACCGCCCCCGGACCGGCCGGTTGCACGGCCGGGGCGAGGGCCTCGCGGTACGCCGCGAACTCCCCGCTGACCAGCATCTCGTCGAAGTCAGTCATGGTCGTTCACCTCGTTCGTGGCCAGCTGGGCCGCCAGCGCCGCGCGGCCCCGGTGCAGCCAGGACTTGACCGTGCCCTCCGGCACGTCCTCCTGCTGCGCGATCTGGTTGACGGAGAGATCCGCCAGGTAGTGCAGCACCACGGCCCGCCGTTGCGGGGCTGGCAGCAGGGCCAGGGCGGCGGACAGCGCCACCCCGTCGGGGCCGGGGCCCGGCACGTGCTCCTCGCGCTGCCGCGACAGCCACGTCTGGGCGGTGCGCAGCCGGCGCCACCGGCTGGTCGCCAGGTTCCAGGCGACCCGGCGCACCCAGGCCACCGGATCGTCGTACTGGGACACCCGGGACCAGCGGGCGAAGGCCCGGCAGAAGGCCTCCTGCACCAGGTCCTGCGCCTGCGACAGGTCACCGCAGTAGGCGGTGAGCTGGAGCGTCAGCGACCGGAAGTGCGCGTGGTACAGCTCGTCGAACTCGACCCCGTCGGTCCGCTCCCGGCGGTCGCGCCGCCCCGCGGCCCCTTCGGGTGGAGGCTCGTCGAGCCTCGGTTCCCCCGTCACCATCATCTGGGTCCTCCCCGTGCCGTCGCCGCCGGCGCGGTCGACGCTCGTCACACGTGCCGATGCTGCCGACGGTTGCGCCGGCTGTCGACCGAGCGCTGTGGTTGACTGTCGGATCGGGGACACGCGAGGGAGGCCCGAGGTGCAGCTACCAGCGGTGCTCGGCGAGCCGATCCGGTTCGTGCTGAACTGGGGACGGCGCTACTCGCTCTGGGTGTTCAACTTCGGGCTGGCCTGCTGCGCCATCGAGTTCATCGCCACCAGCATGGGCCGGCACGACTTCATCCGGCTCGGGGTGATCCCGTTCGCGCACGGGCCCCGGCAGGCCGACCTGATGGTGGTCTCCGGCACGGTCACCGACAAGATGGCCCCGGCGATCAAGCGGCTCTACGACCAGATGCCCGAGCCGAAGTACGTCATCTCGTTCGGCGCCTGCTCCAACTGCGGCGGCCCGTACTGGGACTCGTACTCGGTGACCAAGGGCGTCGACCAGCTCATCCCGGTCGACGTCTACGTGCCCGGCTGCCCGCCCCGGCCGGAGGCGCTGCTGCACGGCATCCTCCTCCTCCAGGAGAAGATCGCCGCCGAGCAGTCCGGCATCGGCGGCGTCAGCCGCCCGGACCGGCTCGCCTCGCCGGTCGACGCCGGGCCCGCGGAGACCGCGCCGCGCCCGGTGGCCTCCCTCACCGCACCACCGGTACGTCCTCCGGCCGGCTGAGGCCGGTAGTGGCCGTCGGGGATTAGCCTGCGGACCATGACCCAGTCCGCGGAGAAGCGCTCCGCCTTCATCGTCGACGTGCTGACCGAGGAGTTCGGCGCCTCGATGGCGCTCGACCCGGCGGCGTTCCGCCGCAAGTTCCGCAAGATGGCGGCGTCGCCGTTCGCCTTCTACCGGGGCAGCGCCTCGCTGTTCTACGCCGACCAGCGCGGCGACTTCGCCGACGACCGGTTCCTCGACGACCGGACCAGCCGGGTCTGGATCCACGGCGACCTGCACGCGGAGAACTTCGGCACGTACATGAACGCCTCCGGGCAGTTGGTGTTCAACGTCAACGACTTCGACGAGGCGTACGTCGGGCCGTTCTCCTGGGACCTGAAGCGCTTCGCGGCCAGCGTGGCGCTGCTCGGGTACGCCAAGGCCCTCTCCGACCAGGTGATCGGCGAGCTGGTCAGCGGCTTCGCCCGGTCCTACCTCACCGAGCTGCGGGCCATCGCGGCCGGCGGGGACGACGCGATCGGCTCGATCACCCTGGA
The window above is part of the Micromonospora inositola genome. Proteins encoded here:
- a CDS encoding pyridoxal phosphate-dependent decarboxylase family protein; protein product: MIDEERAGALPVEGVPAERVLDEIRGLRGWDRPTHGGRLFAYVYDPGVAGLDELAHAAHAESAHVNGLDPTAFPSLLAMENALVGAAARLLGGGPGTSAPDVVGSVTSGGTESLILAVKAARDARPEVTEPRIVVPVSGHAAFAKAAHYLRVALDPVAVDPVTLRPAVPDMAAAIRPETVLVACSAPAYAHGVVDPVAEIAAVAAAARVRCHVDACFGGWTLPWLRRLGAPVPAFDFAVDGVTSISVDLHKYAYAPKGVSVLLHRDPGLRAPQYFAYADWPGYTMVNPVIASTRSGGPIAAAYATLRHLGENGYLRLAALTRDAVAGLADAVRAVDGLRLMAEPESSVVCFTSTDPGLDLFVLVDELTARGWHTQPQLSYAGLPASVHLTVTAAVAPRVAEFGPDLADAVAAARAAGPVQLPSELLALAGSLTPDALTPELIAGLAVGLGLGGGPGPLPDRMATVNTLLAAAPVRLRERLLVEFVGLLQRPAW
- a CDS encoding NADH-quinone oxidoreductase subunit B, with amino-acid sequence MQLPAVLGEPIRFVLNWGRRYSLWVFNFGLACCAIEFIATSMGRHDFIRLGVIPFAHGPRQADLMVVSGTVTDKMAPAIKRLYDQMPEPKYVISFGACSNCGGPYWDSYSVTKGVDQLIPVDVYVPGCPPRPEALLHGILLLQEKIAAEQSGIGGVSRPDRLASPVDAGPAETAPRPVASLTAPPVRPPAG
- a CDS encoding SigE family RNA polymerase sigma factor; this translates as MMVTGEPRLDEPPPEGAAGRRDRRERTDGVEFDELYHAHFRSLTLQLTAYCGDLSQAQDLVQEAFCRAFARWSRVSQYDDPVAWVRRVAWNLATSRWRRLRTAQTWLSRQREEHVPGPGPDGVALSAALALLPAPQRRAVVLHYLADLSVNQIAQQEDVPEGTVKSWLHRGRAALAAQLATNEVNDHD